CGCCCGCATCGGCCTCGCCTCCGGGATCGCCGAGGGCTTCGTCTCCGTACCCTCGCTGCGCAAACTCTGGGGAAAAGGGCACCCGAAGACCCAGCCGCGGCCGGCCACCACCGAGGGCCTGCCGCCGCTGTCGGCGCTCGGCCTCGACGGAGGGGACGGGACCGGGACAGCCGGCCCGGATGCGGGCCTGCCCGAACAGGCCCGCATCCGGCACCGGAAGCTGGACCGGCTGCGCGCCCGGGGCATCGACCCCTACCCCGTCGGCATCCCGCAGCGCACCCACACCCTCGCCGAGGTCCGCGACGGCGAACACGTCACCGTCGCGGGCCGGGTCATGCGGGTGCGGGATCTCGGCGGCATCGTCTTCGTCACCCTGCGGGACTGGTCCGGAGACCACCAACTCGCCCTGACCCGCGACCGCGGCGGCCTCGACGACTTCCGCACCGACATCGACATCGGCGACCAGATCACCGTGACGGGCACGGCCGGCGCCAGCGACACGGGCGAACCCACCGTCTTCGTCACCTCCTGGCAGCTCACCGGCAAGTGCCTGCGCCCGCTCCCCGACAAACGCCGCGGCCTGACCGACCCCGAGGCCAAGGTCCGCATGCGCTATCTCGACCTCGTCTCCAGCCCGGCCGCCCGCGACGTCGTCCGCGCCCGCTCCACCGCCGTACAGGCGCTGCGCCAGGGATTGCTGAGCCGCGGCTACCTCGAGGTCGAGACCCCGATGCTCCAGCAGATCCACGGCGGCGCCAACGCCCGCCCCTTCACCACCCACATCAACGCCTACGACCTCGACCTGTATCTGCGCATCGCCCCCGAGCTGTACCTGAAACGGCTGTGCGTCGGCGGCCTGGAGAAGGTCTTCGAAATGGGCCGCACCTTCCGCAACGAAGGCGTCTCCTACAAGCACAACCCCGAGTTCACGATGCTGGAGGCCTACCAGGCCTTCGCCGACTACGACGTCATGCTCGACCTCACCCGCGAACTCATCCAGGGCGCCGCCACCGCCGCCTTCGGCTCGCCGATCGCCCGCAAGGACGGCACCGAGTACGACATCTCCGGTGACTGGCCGGTCAAGACCGTCCACGGCGCCATCTCCGAGGCGCTCGGGGAGGAGATCGACGCCGGCACGGACCTGCTGCGACTGCACCGGCACTGCGACCGCGCGGGCGTGCCGTACACCGGCGACGACGGCCGCGGCGACGTCGTCCTGGAGATGTACGAGCGGCTCGTCGAGGAGAAGACCCAGCTGCCCACCTTCTACAAGGACTTCCCGACCGACGTCTCCCCGCTCACCCGCCAGCACCGGGGGGACCCGAGGCTCGCCGAGCGCTGGGACCTCGTCGCCTTCGGCACCGAACTCGGCACCGCCTACTCCGAGCTCACCGACCCCGTCGAGCAGCGCCGCCGCCTCACCGCACAGTCCCTGCTCGCCGCCGGGGGAGACCCCGAGGCGATGGAGCTCGACGAGGACTTCCTCGACGCCCTCGAGTACGCGATGCCGCCCACCGGGGGCCTCGGCATCGGCGTCGACCGGCTCGTCATGTTCCTCACCGGCCTGACGATCCGGGAGACGCTGCCCTTCCCGCTGGTGCGCCGCCGCTGACGGTTCCGTACTGGGCCGGGCGGGTGCTTTCCCGCCGCCGCACCGGTGTAGTCCTGGTGCGTCGGCCATGGTTGGGGCGACTGATGAGTCATGACGAAGGATCAGTTCCTCACACGGCTGCTCTCCCGACGCCGGGCCCTGCTCGCCGGCGCCGCCGCCGTCGGCGCGGCCGGCACGGCCGGACTGTTCGCGGCCGGCACCGGCGACACCCCGAAGCGGCCCGTCCTCCCCGCCGCCGGCCCCCCGGCGCGCCGCCCGCTCAAGCCGTCCGCCTACCGCCTCCAGCCCCTGACCGGCTACGGCCCCCCGCGCGCCGCCCCCCGCCGCACCCTGGTGCGCCACGAGCCTCTGCTGAAGGTGTCCGGGCGCGGCCGCACCATGGTGCTGACCTTCGACGACGGACCCGACCCCCGCTACACCCCCGACATCCTGGACACCCTGGCGGAGTACGACGTCCGCGCGATGTTCTTCGTGTGCGGCGAGATGGCGGTCGACAACAAGGATTTGCTGACCCGCATGTCCGACGAGGGGCATACCGTCGGCAACCACACCTGGTCCCACCCCCTGCTCACCCGGCTGAGCCGCGGTCGCATCCGCTCCGAGATGGAACGCACCTGCGACGTCATCGAGGAGGCGTACGGCGAACGCCCCCAGTGGTTCCGCGCGCCCTACGGCGCCTGGAACCGGGCCGCCTTCCAGCTCGGCGCGGAACTCGGCATGGAACCCCTCGCCTGGACCGTGGACACCCTCGACTGGACCGCCCCCGCGGCCCGCACCATTGCCGGCCGGGTCGAGAACGGAGCCGCCCCCGGCGTCGTGGTGCTCTCGCACGACGCCGGGGGCGACCGCTCCCAGAGCGTCCGGGCGCTGCGCGACTATCTGCCGCAACTCCTGGACTCCGGCTATCACATCACCGTCCCGAGACGGCACTACGCATAACGCCGGACGGGCCCGCCCGGTCGGGGACGCTCAGCGGACCTCGACCAGGCGGGCGAAGGTGACGACATTCCCCTCGTAACCGTTCTGCTTGGAGAAACCTCCGCCGCAGGTGATCACGCGCAATTCCGGTGTGCCCTTGGAGCCGTAGACGCGGTCGCCCGGGAAGTTGTTCTTCTCGAAGACCTCGATGCCGTAGATCTCGAACACGGCCGTCTTTCCGTCCTTGCGCTGCACCTCGATCCGATTTCCCTTCTTCAGGGCCCCGAGTCCGTAGAACACCGCGGGGCCCAGTTTGTTGTCGACATGGCCCACAAGGATGGCGGTGCCCTTCTCACCGGGAGAGACGGCGCCGGTGAACCAGCCGGCCAGATTCGGGTCCTCCGGCGGCGGGGCGCCCACCCAGCCGTCGGCGTCCAGGCCGACGGGCATGACCGGCGCGTCGACCTGGATCGCCGGGATCCTGATGCGGTCGGGCTCGGAGAACGGCTGCGGTGCCGCCGATCCGGCGAAGGTGCCGGGAACACGGCTGTCCGCCGCGGCGGCGGTCGCCGGCTGCGGCGGGCCCACATCGAACTCTCCCGAACCGTTCCGAATGAGAGCGAGGCCGGTCAGCAGAACAAGCGCTATCACGCCCCAAGGAGCGCGCTTCTTCCGCCGCTCCTCCTCCTCGGCCAGTTCGGCCAGCTCGGACGCAGACATTCGACTTCCCCTCTCGACGCGACCGTCGCCCCGTCATTCGCGCATACGAGAACGCTAAGTACCGAGAGCAGAACCGGCGACGCGACAGCAGCGAACGGGTGGCCCCGCCGCCATCGGTGCGCCATCCGAGTTGACGACGGCAGGAATTTTCTGACGGTCCGTGACCTGCGGCAATATCCGATTGTGTGCTCATCGCTCGGCGTGTCCTCTCACCAGGACGGACCATCGCCGAAATGCGCCCGCGCGCACGGCATCTGAGGGTCGTTGTGGGAGGCGCTTTCTCGCCGATCCACCGGGGACCGTTCCCGGGGCGCCTTCCGCGGAGGATCACATGCGTACCACCCGTGCCCTGGCGGCCTCTGTCGCCGCGGTCGCCGCCCTCGGACTCGCCGCCCCCGCCGCCGTAGCGCGCGACGGGATGCCGGGCGGTTCGGGCAGCGCCGTCAGCCCGAGCAACATCGTCGCCCTGCCCAGCGTCATCGCCCGCGGCGGCCAGTTGACGATCACCGTCGACAACTGCTCCAACGGCGGCACCGCCACCTCACCGGCGTTCACCGCTCCGGTGACCCTGGCCCCCGGCAACCCGGCCAGGGGCACCGCCACCGTCAGCTCGACCGCCAACCCGGGCCTTTACTCCATCACGGTCAACTGCACCAACGGCCGGAATCCGCTCACCAGGGACGACGCCTTCACCGTCATCGGCGGTGTCCGCGGCGGCCTCGGCGGCAGCAGCTCCAACGGGGCGACCCCGACCGACATGGCCATCGGCGGCGGGCTCGTGGCCGCGGCCGCCGTCGGCGGTGGGGTGTTCTGGATGCGCCGCCGCTCGGAGAAGCGCATCTGATCTGCCTCTTCGGAGACAACAGCTGCGCGCACGTGACAGGCCGTCGCCCCGGAACCCCTTCCCAGGGTCCGGGGCGACGGCCTGTCCGGGGGAGCGGTCAGGTGCCGTCCTCGCCGGTGCGGCGGCGCGAGAAGTGGTACGCCGCCCCGACCGAGCCCGCGATGAGCGCGGCACCGAGTCCGATCTCCTTCAGGTCGAACCCGGCGATCGTGCCGCCCTCACCTGCGTGCACACCCTGGTCGGGGTACGGGTAGGGGTAGGGCGTGGGGTTCGTGCGGCCGGTGGCGATGGTCAGGTGCGTCGAACCGCTGACCCCGTCGCAGGAGAACGTCACCTTGTACGTGGCGCCCGGTTTGGCGTCCCAGTCGACCACCGCCGTCGCGGACGAGCGGTGGCCCGGGATGGAGATCGTGTCGAACACCCCCGAGCTGACCGTCGCGGACCCGACACAGCCGCCCTTGTCCCGGTCCAGTTGCAGGGTGACCTGGCCGCCCGCCGCGACGGTCG
Above is a window of Streptomyces sp. NBC_00490 DNA encoding:
- a CDS encoding polysaccharide deacetylase family protein, producing MTKDQFLTRLLSRRRALLAGAAAVGAAGTAGLFAAGTGDTPKRPVLPAAGPPARRPLKPSAYRLQPLTGYGPPRAAPRRTLVRHEPLLKVSGRGRTMVLTFDDGPDPRYTPDILDTLAEYDVRAMFFVCGEMAVDNKDLLTRMSDEGHTVGNHTWSHPLLTRLSRGRIRSEMERTCDVIEEAYGERPQWFRAPYGAWNRAAFQLGAELGMEPLAWTVDTLDWTAPAARTIAGRVENGAAPGVVVLSHDAGGDRSQSVRALRDYLPQLLDSGYHITVPRRHYA
- a CDS encoding class F sortase; this translates as MSASELAELAEEEERRKKRAPWGVIALVLLTGLALIRNGSGEFDVGPPQPATAAAADSRVPGTFAGSAAPQPFSEPDRIRIPAIQVDAPVMPVGLDADGWVGAPPPEDPNLAGWFTGAVSPGEKGTAILVGHVDNKLGPAVFYGLGALKKGNRIEVQRKDGKTAVFEIYGIEVFEKNNFPGDRVYGSKGTPELRVITCGGGFSKQNGYEGNVVTFARLVEVR